A part of Paenibacillus sp. IHBB 10380 genomic DNA contains:
- the pstB gene encoding phosphate ABC transporter ATP-binding protein PstB, whose amino-acid sequence MEPIIHIKQLNLFYEDYHALKDIDLDIPEKTITSFIGPSGCGKSTLLRTLNRMNDMINGTQIVGSVKIGGKEIYGDDVHVEALRKQVGMVFQQPNPFPKSIYDNVAYGPRLHGIRQKAELDQLVEQSLRQAVLWDEVKDYLKRSALSLSGGQQQRLCIARALAVQPDILLMDEATSALDPISTLKIEELVQELKEDYTIVMVTHNMHQAARVSGRTVFFLNGEVVESNDTKVLFTNPQDSRTEDYISGRFG is encoded by the coding sequence ATGGAACCTATCATCCATATTAAGCAATTAAATCTATTCTATGAAGATTACCACGCTTTGAAGGATATAGATCTTGATATTCCGGAAAAAACGATAACGTCATTTATCGGCCCCTCTGGCTGCGGGAAATCCACTTTGCTACGTACGTTGAACCGTATGAACGATATGATTAACGGAACGCAAATTGTAGGTTCTGTGAAGATCGGTGGCAAAGAAATATATGGGGATGATGTTCATGTGGAAGCTCTGCGTAAGCAAGTGGGCATGGTTTTTCAACAGCCGAATCCTTTTCCTAAATCAATATATGATAATGTTGCATACGGTCCGAGACTGCATGGCATTCGGCAAAAAGCGGAACTCGATCAGCTGGTAGAACAAAGTTTACGTCAAGCGGTTCTATGGGATGAGGTCAAAGATTATTTGAAACGATCCGCGTTAAGTCTTTCTGGGGGACAACAACAGCGACTGTGTATTGCTCGTGCCTTAGCTGTGCAACCTGATATACTACTCATGGATGAAGCCACTTCTGCACTTGATCCTATTTCTACACTTAAAATAGAAGAGTTGGTTCAAGAACTGAAAGAGGATTATACCATCGTAATGGTTACACATAATATGCACCAAGCTGCACGTGTCTCGGGACGAACTGTATTTTTCCTTAATGGTGAAGTGGTGGAGTCTAATGATACGAAGGTTCTATTCACGAATCCTCAAGACTCGCGTACGGAAGATTATATTTCAGGTCGTTTTGGATAA